Within the Pseudarthrobacter sp. W1I19 genome, the region CCCTCCGGTAGCGGGCATTGATCGACTCGATCGCGTTCGTCGTGCAGATCACCCGCCGGATCTCCGCGTCGTACTCAAGGAACGGCACGAACTCGGCCCAGGAGGACTCCCAGAGCCGCACGATTGCCGGATATCGCTGGCCCCACTCGGCCGTGAACTCGGCGAACCGCTCCTTCGCGGCCTGCTCGGACGGGGCCGTGTAGACCGGCTTGAGGGCCTTGACGATCCCGTCGCGGTGCTGGCGGCCGGCGTAGCGGAAGCTGTTGCGGATCAGGTGCACGATGCACTGCTGCACCACCGTCCGCTCCCAGGTGGTCGTGATCGCCTCCGGCAAACCCTTGAGCCCATCGCAGACAGCGATGAATACGTCTTCCACGCCCCGGTTCTTCAGCTCCGAGAACACCTGGAGCCAGAACCGGGCGCCCTCGGCGCCGTCACCGGCCCAGATCCCCGGAATCTCCCGCTCCCCGTTCACGGTGACACCCATGACGACATAGAACGGAGTGTTGCGCACCTGCCCGTCACGGACCTTGACCACGATCGCGTCCACGAAGAGCACCGGATAGACCGGATCCAGTGGACGGGAAGACCACTCCGCGAGTTCGCCAACAACTTTCTCCGTAATGCGGCTGATGGTGTCTTTGGAGACCCTGGCCCCGTAGACCTCCTCGAAATGCGCGGCGATTTCCCCCGTGGTCAATTCCCGGGCAGAGAGCGAGAGGACAATCTGGTCGATCCCGTCCAAACGCCGTTTCCGCTTGGGCACAATCACCGGCTCGAAAGAACCGTCCCGATCCCGGGGCACCTCAATCTCGACCGGACCGATCTCAGTCAGCACGGTCTTCGACCTGGTGCCGTTGCGCATGTTGGCTGCGATCGGCGTCTGGCCATGCTCGTGGCCAAGGTGCTCGGTCAGTTCCGCTTCCAGCGCGGACTCCAGCACATTCCTCGTCAGCTGGTTCAGCAGCCCGCCCGGGCCTACCAGGCTCACACCCTGCTCCTTGGCCTGCGCAAGCAGCTGCTCCGCAAGCTCCTTCTGATCGATGATCTCTCCCGTCACAGGATCGATCATCACCCCTGTCATCTCGGTCGTGGACTCTGACACGGCCGTCTCCTTTCGGATCAGGCCGGACCCTCACACACCGTTTTTCTTACAGTCCCGCCCACGGGGGTGAGTGGGTAGGTGCAAGGCCTAGCGGTTTTGGAGGCGGCTTCACAGCGTCATCATCATGAACAACGTCTATGGCGCGGGTGCCACGTCTTAGTACCTGCAGTGCGCATGACCGGTATTAGCGGAGGGTTAGGTGGGCATAGGTGGTGGAGAACCGTGCACGGTAATCACTAGGTGACACACGTAGTCGCGCCAGGAAGCTGCGGCGCATCGTTTCGGTGCTGCCAAAGCCCGAGGCAGGGCCACGGCAGTGCCGCAATGACCAGCATCCAGCATCCAGCATCGCCTTAGCATGGTCCAGACGGACCTGTTCGACGAATTTTGTGGGCGACGTCCTAAGTTCTGAGGCGAAAAGTCTTGAAACCTGCCGCGTGCTCAGCGGGGCAATGGAGGCCATCGAGTCGACGCTGTGGTCCTAGGCAGGCTGCGCCGAAACAAGATTAATAACGTCCCGCAAGGGGCACTGCGGGTTGTCCTGACTTGAAGGGTGCAGAGAACTGCGGCTGGCCACCAGGGCGCTGCATGAACAACACGAGGTTTCGTGCAACTTCGCGCGCCACCTCCACCCCGTGGTCCTGCTCCACCAATGCAAGAGCAAGGTCAATTCCGGCGGAGACACCCGCCGATCTAAATACGAGAATCGCCGGATAGGAGCGCGAAAACACCTCTACATGCCTCCAGTTTGTAGTGGCCTTGCGACCGGTCAAAACTCCAGCTGACGCCAAAACGAAGGCCCCGGTGTAAATCGACACC harbors:
- a CDS encoding helix-turn-helix domain-containing protein — encoded protein: MASIAPLSTRQVSRLFASELRTSPTKFVEQVRLDHAKAMLDAGCWSLRHCRGPASGFGSTETMRRSFLARLRVSPSDYRARFSTTYAHLTLR
- a CDS encoding IS256 family transposase; protein product: MIDPVTGEIIDQKELAEQLLAQAKEQGVSLVGPGGLLNQLTRNVLESALEAELTEHLGHEHGQTPIAANMRNGTRSKTVLTEIGPVEIEVPRDRDGSFEPVIVPKRKRRLDGIDQIVLSLSARELTTGEIAAHFEEVYGARVSKDTISRITEKVVGELAEWSSRPLDPVYPVLFVDAIVVKVRDGQVRNTPFYVVMGVTVNGEREIPGIWAGDGAEGARFWLQVFSELKNRGVEDVFIAVCDGLKGLPEAITTTWERTVVQQCIVHLIRNSFRYAGRQHRDGIVKALKPVYTAPSEQAAKERFAEFTAEWGQRYPAIVRLWESSWAEFVPFLEYDAEIRRVICTTNAIESINARYRRAVRARGHFPNETAALKCLYLVTRSLDPTGGGRARWVMRWKPALNAFAITFAGRFERTTH